The Vibrio kanaloae genome has a window encoding:
- the pspB gene encoding envelope stress response membrane protein PspB has protein sequence MSTFLIAGPLIVFLIFVAPLWLFLHYRSKKKSSNGLSETDLQRLHKLSAQAESMQDRVKTLEKILDSESPNWRRNYE, from the coding sequence ATGTCAACATTTCTAATTGCAGGTCCACTGATTGTCTTCTTGATCTTCGTGGCACCGCTATGGTTATTCTTACATTACCGCAGCAAGAAGAAGTCCAGTAACGGTCTTTCTGAAACGGATCTTCAGCGCTTGCACAAGCTTTCAGCTCAAGCTGAATCTATGCAAGACCGTGTGAAAACACTAGAAAAAATACTGGATTCGGAGTCACCTAACTGGAGGCGAAACTATGAGTAA
- the pspC gene encoding envelope stress response membrane protein PspC: MSKELYRDPINGKLSGVCAGLANYFGLEVWLVRILVISAALLGGSFLVLLAYLALTFMLEKQPSQYVDEMKAKQEHTLKQKPWEKGQTAESLLGTLEGDFQKLETSVRNMEAYVTSDTFKVDRAFKRM, translated from the coding sequence ATGAGTAAAGAACTGTATCGCGATCCAATCAACGGTAAATTGTCTGGTGTGTGTGCAGGGTTAGCGAACTACTTTGGCCTGGAAGTGTGGTTGGTTCGTATCTTGGTTATCTCTGCCGCACTGCTTGGAGGCAGCTTCCTCGTTTTACTCGCGTATTTAGCTTTGACGTTCATGCTTGAAAAACAACCGTCCCAGTATGTCGATGAAATGAAAGCCAAGCAAGAACATACATTGAAGCAAAAACCTTGGGAAAAAGGACAAACAGCCGAGTCTTTATTGGGCACTCTAGAAGGTGATTTCCAGAAGTTAGAGACGAGTGTGCGCAACATGGAAGCCTATGTCACCTCAGATACTTTTAAAGTCGACCGCGCATTTAAGAGAATGTAG
- a CDS encoding efflux RND transporter periplasmic adaptor subunit: MYRASVVLLTAIAWLFGCGKELPPVPEPDSRPAKLFTVSVGNNAFERSFPATTEAGNKAVLAFRVPGLLQTIDVTSGQQVTKGDALATLNPDEYQLLEKQARANFKLADVQYQRAIKLRKDRVVSEQDFDQAKANHNSAKAVLNQAKANLRYTTLVAPYDGTISIIPAENHEYIAAKQGVMNIQTNQVLKVVFLLPDQLISRFSSGFETDATMVFDAFPENPYALTFQEVDTEADPKTSSYKVTMVMERPTDIGILPGMSGTVNLVSALAAATKIPPSAMITDGDDVSVWRVNDDGIVENVAIVIDEKRHIVSGLNDGDRIVTSGVNGLEPGVKVREWVKERGL; this comes from the coding sequence ATGTATAGAGCCTCCGTAGTCCTATTGACAGCCATCGCATGGTTGTTTGGGTGTGGTAAGGAGCTTCCTCCGGTACCTGAGCCTGATTCTAGGCCCGCCAAACTCTTCACTGTCTCTGTCGGCAATAATGCCTTTGAACGTAGCTTTCCTGCCACCACAGAAGCCGGTAATAAAGCAGTCCTTGCATTCCGTGTTCCCGGGTTACTTCAGACTATTGACGTCACTTCGGGTCAACAGGTTACTAAAGGCGACGCACTTGCAACACTAAATCCAGATGAATATCAGTTGTTAGAGAAACAAGCGAGGGCCAACTTTAAGCTTGCTGATGTACAGTATCAACGTGCGATCAAATTACGTAAAGATCGCGTGGTTTCAGAACAAGATTTCGACCAAGCGAAAGCCAATCACAATTCCGCTAAAGCTGTTCTTAATCAAGCTAAAGCTAACCTGCGTTACACGACCCTAGTCGCGCCTTACGATGGAACAATTTCCATTATTCCAGCTGAAAACCATGAATATATCGCTGCGAAACAAGGTGTGATGAATATTCAAACCAATCAGGTTCTTAAAGTCGTTTTCCTATTACCCGATCAACTTATCTCGCGCTTTTCTTCTGGGTTCGAAACCGACGCAACCATGGTATTTGATGCGTTCCCTGAAAACCCTTACGCTTTAACCTTCCAAGAGGTTGATACCGAAGCGGATCCGAAAACAAGTTCATATAAAGTAACGATGGTGATGGAAAGACCAACCGATATCGGTATTTTGCCGGGCATGTCTGGCACGGTAAATCTCGTGTCTGCTCTCGCTGCGGCAACCAAAATACCACCCTCTGCCATGATAACCGATGGTGATGATGTGTCAGTGTGGCGTGTTAATGATGACGGTATTGTTGAGAATGTGGCAATCGTGATTGATGAAAAACGTCATATTGTCTCTGGGCTGAACGATGGAGACCGTATTGTCACTTCTGGCGTTAATGGTCTTGAACCGGGTGTTAAGGTTCGAGAGTGGGTTAAGGAAAGGGGGCTATAA
- a CDS encoding efflux RND transporter periplasmic adaptor subunit: MKTLKVAAGLSCLALLTACEDKQVVEVDNTPLVKAVEISVIDFSDKLYFPAVANAAEKARLSFRVAGEINKLDVKEGERVKAGDIIAELDPTDYQLDVDNAQARYTVINSQYRRSSPLVKKGLLAKSQFDEIAAQRQIAYSELELAKLRLSFTKLRAPVDGIISRVSVDQYENIQVGQQVVNIHSVENVEVVIQLPDQIYVNQPSEQLLSNVEALVRVPSGNEYTASIKEFTTEPDPSTGTFTVTLALPMPKDDLILDGMAVDVTSNGRDIGLDLKAGVLIPIEAVFNADGDELTRQNSYVWVLNDDSTVSKQQVVLGKANQKTLQIMKGLEMGQHVVVAGVSRLRNGMTVEVLSQETNNE; this comes from the coding sequence ATGAAAACACTTAAAGTGGCCGCCGGCCTGTCGTGTTTAGCCTTACTGACGGCTTGTGAAGATAAACAAGTGGTAGAAGTGGATAACACGCCCTTGGTTAAAGCCGTCGAGATTTCAGTCATCGATTTTAGCGATAAGCTTTATTTCCCGGCGGTGGCTAATGCTGCAGAGAAAGCCCGCCTTAGCTTTCGTGTCGCAGGAGAGATCAATAAGCTGGATGTAAAAGAAGGTGAGCGGGTTAAAGCCGGAGACATCATTGCTGAGTTAGATCCTACCGATTACCAATTGGATGTAGACAACGCTCAGGCGCGTTACACGGTAATCAACAGCCAATATAGGCGTTCGAGTCCGCTCGTGAAGAAAGGGCTATTAGCGAAATCGCAGTTTGATGAAATCGCCGCGCAACGTCAGATTGCTTATTCGGAATTAGAGCTTGCTAAATTACGGTTATCGTTCACTAAGCTTCGTGCCCCGGTTGATGGGATTATCTCTCGAGTCAGTGTTGATCAATATGAAAATATTCAGGTTGGCCAACAGGTTGTAAATATTCACAGTGTTGAGAATGTGGAAGTGGTTATCCAACTACCAGACCAGATTTATGTGAACCAGCCAAGCGAACAACTTTTATCGAATGTAGAAGCTTTGGTTCGAGTACCTAGTGGTAATGAATACACTGCGAGTATTAAGGAGTTCACGACTGAACCAGACCCAAGCACTGGGACTTTCACCGTTACACTTGCTTTGCCTATGCCAAAAGATGATTTGATTCTTGATGGTATGGCCGTTGATGTGACTTCTAATGGGCGAGATATCGGTTTGGATTTAAAAGCCGGCGTCCTTATTCCAATCGAAGCTGTCTTTAATGCCGATGGTGATGAGTTAACTCGTCAAAACTCTTATGTGTGGGTACTTAATGATGACAGCACCGTCTCGAAGCAGCAAGTTGTGTTAGGAAAAGCAAACCAGAAGACATTGCAGATAATGAAAGGATTAGAAATGGGGCAGCATGTTGTTGTTGCAGGCGTATCGCGATTGCGAAATGGGATGACAGTGGAAGTATTATCTCAGGAGACGAACAATGAGTGA
- a CDS encoding efflux RND transporter permease subunit, which translates to MSEVNNKPQNDDQQGDDQITGVASYFIRNKVISWMLSLIFLIGGVSAFFGLGRLEDPAFTIKDAMVVTSYPGATPQQVEEEVTYPLEKAIQQLTYVDEVNSISSRGLSQVTVTMKNNYGPDYLPQIWDELRRKVNDLKVELPPGVNDPQVIDDFGDVYGILLAVTGDGYSYKELLDYIDYLRREMELVDGVSKVSVSGQQQEQVFIEISMKRISSLGLSPSTVFNLLSTQNIVSSAGAVRIGDEYIRIHPTGEFQNVEQLGDLILTEGGAQGLIYLKDVADVTRGYVEVPSNIIGYNGKLALNLGVSFAQGVNVVEVGEAFDRRLAELKYQQPVGIDISEVYNQPKEVDKSVSGFVVSLGQAVAIVIVVLLFFMGLRSGLLIGLILLLTVFGTFIFMQYLKIDLQRISLGALVIALGMLVDNAIVVVEGVLIGTQKGRTRMQAATDIVTQTKWPLLGATVIAVTAFAPIGLSEDSTGEYCGTLFTVLLVSLMLSWFTAISITPFFADMFFKGQKVDPDNEGKDPYNGMVFVIYKNFLEFCMKRAWLTMLVLIIGLGASVYGFGFVKQAFFPSSTTPMFQVDVWMPEGSDIRATNTKLKVLESWLSKQEEVDHITTTAGKGLQRFMLTYSPEKSYSAYGEITVRVKSYEVLEGLMLRFREHVNGQFPEIDYKLKQIELGPGGGAKIEARIVGSDPTVLRTIAAQVMDIMHADEGAFNIRHDWRERTKVLKPQFNESQARRYGITKSDVDDFLAMSFSGKSIGVYRDGTTLMPIVARLPEGERVDIRNIEGMKIWSPALNEYIPLQQVTLGYELEWEDPLIIRKNRKRMLTVMADNDLLGEETASTLQKRLQPQIEAIEMPPGYSLEWGGEYESSADAQASLFTTMPLGYLFMFLITVFLFNSVKEPLIVWLTVPLALIGVTTGLLALNTPFGFMALLGFLSLSGMLLKNGIVLLDQIEIEMKSGKDPYIAVVDAALSRVRPVCMAAITTILGMIPLLPDIFFKPMAVTIMFGLGFATVLTLIVVPVLYRLFHKIKVA; encoded by the coding sequence ATGAGTGAAGTAAATAACAAGCCCCAAAATGACGATCAACAGGGTGATGATCAGATCACAGGTGTTGCTTCTTACTTTATACGTAACAAAGTCATTAGCTGGATGCTATCTTTGATCTTTCTTATTGGTGGTGTCTCAGCATTTTTCGGATTGGGTCGTTTAGAAGATCCTGCCTTTACTATCAAAGATGCGATGGTCGTGACTTCATACCCTGGGGCGACCCCTCAGCAAGTGGAAGAGGAAGTGACTTATCCGCTAGAGAAAGCGATTCAACAGCTTACTTATGTGGATGAAGTGAACTCCATCTCAAGCCGTGGCCTGTCGCAGGTAACGGTAACGATGAAGAATAACTATGGTCCCGATTATCTTCCGCAAATATGGGATGAACTTCGCCGAAAAGTGAATGATCTTAAGGTGGAACTGCCACCCGGCGTTAATGATCCTCAAGTCATCGATGACTTCGGTGACGTTTACGGTATTTTGCTGGCGGTGACGGGGGATGGCTACAGTTACAAAGAGCTGTTGGATTACATTGATTATTTAAGGCGAGAGATGGAGTTGGTTGATGGGGTCAGTAAAGTTTCTGTTTCCGGTCAACAGCAAGAGCAAGTCTTCATTGAGATATCGATGAAACGTATTAGCTCTTTGGGCCTCTCTCCGAGCACGGTATTTAATCTTTTATCGACTCAAAACATTGTATCAAGTGCGGGTGCGGTAAGGATTGGTGATGAGTACATTCGAATTCATCCCACGGGTGAGTTCCAGAATGTTGAACAACTCGGTGATTTAATTTTGACGGAAGGTGGTGCTCAAGGCCTCATCTATTTAAAAGATGTAGCTGACGTCACTCGTGGTTATGTTGAGGTTCCGAGTAATATCATTGGCTATAACGGTAAACTCGCCCTCAACCTTGGTGTCTCATTTGCGCAGGGCGTGAACGTGGTTGAGGTGGGGGAAGCCTTTGATCGACGGCTTGCAGAGCTTAAATATCAACAGCCAGTTGGTATTGACATTTCTGAGGTTTATAACCAACCAAAAGAAGTCGATAAGTCGGTAAGCGGTTTTGTAGTCAGTTTAGGGCAAGCGGTTGCAATCGTGATTGTGGTTCTCTTGTTCTTCATGGGGCTACGGTCGGGTCTTCTGATCGGTTTAATACTGCTGTTGACTGTTTTCGGTACCTTCATTTTCATGCAATACCTCAAGATCGACCTTCAACGTATTTCATTAGGCGCTTTGGTTATCGCCTTGGGGATGCTGGTGGATAATGCCATTGTGGTGGTGGAAGGAGTATTGATCGGCACGCAGAAGGGGCGAACCCGGATGCAGGCCGCCACCGATATCGTTACCCAAACCAAATGGCCATTGTTGGGTGCAACGGTTATTGCAGTCACAGCTTTTGCTCCTATCGGCTTGTCTGAAGATTCAACTGGCGAATACTGTGGCACCTTGTTTACGGTGCTACTTGTCTCGTTAATGCTGAGTTGGTTTACTGCTATCTCAATTACGCCTTTCTTTGCTGACATGTTCTTCAAAGGTCAAAAGGTTGATCCTGATAACGAAGGCAAAGACCCATACAACGGGATGGTTTTTGTTATCTATAAAAACTTCCTTGAGTTCTGTATGAAGCGTGCGTGGCTCACCATGCTCGTTTTGATTATCGGTTTGGGAGCGAGTGTTTATGGTTTTGGTTTTGTGAAACAGGCCTTCTTCCCATCTTCAACCACACCAATGTTCCAAGTGGATGTGTGGATGCCGGAAGGGAGCGATATTCGTGCAACCAACACCAAGCTTAAAGTTCTTGAAAGTTGGTTATCAAAACAGGAGGAAGTTGATCATATCACGACGACGGCAGGTAAAGGTCTACAACGCTTCATGCTAACTTACTCACCAGAGAAAAGTTATAGCGCCTATGGCGAGATAACGGTTCGTGTGAAAAGTTACGAAGTACTTGAAGGGTTGATGCTGCGTTTCCGTGAACATGTAAATGGTCAGTTTCCTGAAATTGACTATAAACTCAAACAAATCGAATTGGGCCCTGGTGGCGGAGCGAAAATTGAAGCACGAATTGTAGGTTCTGATCCAACGGTATTACGTACAATTGCAGCTCAAGTGATGGATATAATGCATGCCGATGAAGGTGCATTTAATATTCGTCATGATTGGCGTGAAAGAACCAAGGTGCTAAAACCTCAGTTCAATGAAAGCCAAGCACGCCGTTATGGTATTACAAAATCAGACGTTGATGATTTCCTCGCGATGTCTTTCTCTGGTAAGTCGATTGGTGTGTATCGTGATGGTACAACGTTGATGCCGATTGTGGCTCGTTTACCAGAAGGTGAGCGTGTCGACATTCGTAACATCGAAGGCATGAAGATCTGGAGCCCAGCATTAAATGAATACATCCCATTGCAACAAGTCACGTTAGGCTACGAGCTGGAATGGGAAGATCCACTGATCATTCGTAAGAACCGTAAGCGCATGCTAACGGTAATGGCCGATAATGACTTGTTGGGTGAAGAAACTGCTTCGACTCTGCAAAAACGATTACAACCACAAATTGAAGCGATTGAGATGCCTCCGGGTTACTCATTGGAATGGGGTGGTGAATATGAATCGTCAGCAGATGCACAGGCGTCACTGTTCACAACCATGCCTCTTGGCTATTTGTTCATGTTCTTGATTACCGTGTTCTTATTTAACTCAGTGAAAGAGCCTTTAATTGTTTGGTTAACGGTTCCGTTGGCGTTAATAGGGGTAACGACAGGCCTGTTAGCCTTGAATACACCATTTGGTTTTATGGCTCTGTTAGGTTTCTTGAGTTTATCGGGAATGCTGCTCAAAAACGGTATTGTGCTGCTGGATCAAATTGAGATTGAAATGAAGTCAGGTAAAGATCCGTACATAGCGGTTGTTGACGCTGCATTAAGCCGTGTTCGTCCGGTATGCATGGCGGCGATCACAACTATTCTAGGTATGATCCCGCTATTGCCAGATATCTTCTTCAAACCAATGGCAGTAACTATTATGTTTGGTTTGGGTTTTGCGACTGTACTGACGCTAATCGTAGTACCTGTGTTGTATCGTCTATTCCATAAGATTAAAGTGGCTTAA